One window of the Eucalyptus grandis isolate ANBG69807.140 chromosome 6, ASM1654582v1, whole genome shotgun sequence genome contains the following:
- the LOC104449621 gene encoding pathogen-related protein, protein MASSGSGEDKYRSFMSGDGEKNTKWRFGGPPNYDVVNKLFEEGRTQIWPPGSLEEKVQNLVKSWEMEMFHKADPEDFKTADPKKLTLSLNGRKAQSLADVGKIGGGYNFFLQTALPDNLRFYNPEGENFNSALVAFTTTFPRGFAVEIIQVYTGPPVIAYKFRHWGYMEGPFKGHAPTGEKVQFFGIGIFELDENEKIVKVEFFCDRGELLGGLMRGATLQSSGEESSATGCPFMSNTG, encoded by the exons ATGGCATCTTCGGGCTCCGGGGAAGACAAGTACCGGTCTTTCATGAGCGGTGATGGAGAGAAGAACACCAAGTGGAGATTTGGCGGCCCCCCGAACTACGACGTCGTCAACAAGCTGTTTGAGGAAGGCCGAACTCAG ATATGGCCACCCGGTTCCCTAGAGGAAAAAGTGCAGAACCTCGTGAAGTCTTGGGAAATGGAGATGTTCCACAAGGCGGACCCAGAGGACTTCAAAACAGCTGACCCCAAAAAGCTCACTTTGAGCCTAAATG GGAGGAAAGCCCAGAGCTTGGCAGATGTGGGCAAGATTGGAGGGGGCTACAACTTCTTCCTGCAGACCGCTCTGCCGGACAACCTGCGGTTCTACAATCCGGAGGGCGAGAACTTCAACTCAGCCCTTGTGGCCTTCACAACGACATTCCCGCGCGGTTTTGCAGTGGAAATTATTCAGGTTTATACAGGACCACCCGTGATTGCTTACAAGTTCAGGCACTGGGGTTACATGGAAGGCCCCTTCAAGGGCCATGCCCCGACAGGCGAAAAGGTCCAATTTTTTGGGATCGGGATATTCGag CTcgatgagaatgagaaaattgtGAAGGTGGAGTTCTTTTGCGACCGCGGCGAGCTTCTCGGAGGTCTGATGAGAGGAGCAACCTTGCAGAGTTCTGGTGAAGAATCTTCAGCCACAGGCTGCCCTTTCATGAGCAACACCGGTTGA
- the LOC104449623 gene encoding protein LAZ1 homolog 1, translating into MGRRELFYCLVLLLPLAESSSRLGSGWLSNLGVETSFELSWTSFSASIFVLVALVLSTYLIFEHLAAYNQPEEQKFLIGLILMVPVYAVESFLSLVDSNAAFNCEVIRDCYEAFALYCFERYLIACLGGEESTVKYMESRSVINAGTPLLEEAYSYGVVEHPFPLNCFMREWYLGPDFYHAVKIGIVQYMIVKLICALLAMLLEACGVYGEGKFEWNYGYPYLAVVLNFSQTWALYCLVQFYTVIKDKLAPIKPLAKFLVFKSIVFLTWWQGIAVAFLFSIGVLRGSLAQELKTRIQDYIICIEMGIAAVVHLYVFPAVPYKRGERCVRNVAVMTDYASLGSPPDPEEVQDCERTTKIRIARHDEREKRMNFPQSVRDVVVGSGEIIVDDMKYTVSHVVEPVERGFARINKTLHQISENVKRFEELRKSSNSKDDSYLIPLNSWSGEFSEVHENLNEGSTSDSGLSKGKKQHGQSKPVLSQSRGR; encoded by the exons ATGGGGCGGAGGGAGCTTTTCTATTGCTTAGTGCTTCTCCTCCCTTTAGCCGAATCCTCAAGCCGTTTGGGTAGTGGATGGTTATCGAATCTTGGAGTTGAAACGTCCTTTGAACTTAGCTGGACATCCTTCAGCGCGAGTATATTTGTTCTCGTGGCTCTCGTGCTGTCCACATATCTCATCTTCGAGCACCTTGCTGCTTATAACCAGCCAGAG GAGCAGAAATTCCTTATCGGACTCATTCTGATGGTTCCTGTCTATGCAGTGGAATCG TTTTTATCACTGGTGGATTCAAATGCTGCGTTCAACTGCGAAGTGATTCGGGACTGTTATGAAGCATTTGCCCTATATTGCTTTGAGAGATATCTTATTGCTTGCTTAG GTGGTGAAGAAAGTACTGTCAAATATATGGAAAGTCGGAGTGTGATTAATGCTGGCACACCTCTTCTGGAAGAAGCTTATTCATATGGAGTTGTAGAGCATCCTTTCCCACTTAATTGCTTTATGAGGGAGTGGTATCTTGGTCCTGACTTCTACCATGCTGTGAAAATTGGCATTGTGCAATAT ATGATTGTAAAGTTGATCTGTGCTTTGCTAGCCATGCTTCTTGAGGCTTGTGGGGTATATGGAGAAGGGAAGTTTGAATGGAATTATGG CTATCCTTACTTGGCAGTGGTTCTAAATTTTAGTCAGACATGGGCCCTGTATTGCTTGGTACAGTTTTATACTGTAATTAAAGACAAACTTGCGCCAATCAAACCATTGGCAAAGTTCCTGGTTTTCAAGTCAATTGTTTTCCTGACGTGGTGGCAAGGCATCGCCGTtgcatttcttttctcaattgGAGTCTTGAGAGGGTCTTTGGCTCAGGAGCTGAAGACACGCATACAAGACTACATCATCTGCATAGAG ATGGGCATCGCTGCTGTAGTGCATCTCTATGTCTTCCCAGCTGTCCCATACAAGCGTGGAGAGAGGTGTGTCCGTAATGTGGCCGTGATGACCGACTATGCATCTCTTGGATCACCTCCTGATCCTGAGGAGGTTCAAGACTGTGAAAGGACAACTAAAATACGCATTGCACGGCATGATGAGAGAGAAAAACGCATGAATTTTCCCCAGAGTGTTCGTGACGTGGTTGTTGGAAGCGGTGAAATA ATTGTTGATGACATGAAGTACACGGTTTCTCATGTGGTAGAACCAGTTGAAAGGGGTTTTGCAAGGATAAATAAAACCTTGCATCAAATATCAGAAAATGTGAAACGTTTCGAAGAGCTGAGGAAGAGCTCTAACTCTAAGGATGATAGTTATCTGATCCCCCTCAATTCCTGGTCTGGAGAGTTCTCTGAAGTCCATGAGAATCTCAATGAAGGGAGCACTAGTGATAGTGGATTATCCAAGGGCAAGAAACAGCATGGCCAGTCCAAACCCGTATTATCTCAGAGTAGAGGCAGATAA